From the Streptomyces nigrescens genome, one window contains:
- a CDS encoding arylamine N-acetyltransferase family protein — MDTAATDAYLDRIGAGRPDSPDADALRALHLSHLRTVPFENLSIHLGEEIVLAEQPVLDKIVGARRGGFCYELNGAFAMLLGALGYEVELLSARVFGAEGRLGIPYDHLALRVQTPDGPWLADVGFGRHSHLPLRWDSRAEQTDPGGVFRIEETETGDLDVLRDGSPQYRLEQRPRAYADFEVGCWWNQTSPTSHFTQSLVCSRLTENGRITLSGRTLVTTAVDGAREERQVGADEVLAAYREHFGIALDREPVVGEVPPPGVRAQGRP, encoded by the coding sequence ATGGACACCGCTGCCACTGACGCCTACCTGGACCGGATCGGCGCCGGCCGTCCCGACTCCCCCGATGCCGACGCGCTGCGTGCACTGCACCTCAGTCATCTGCGCACCGTGCCCTTCGAGAACCTCTCCATCCACCTCGGTGAGGAGATCGTGCTCGCGGAGCAGCCGGTGCTCGACAAGATCGTCGGCGCCCGGCGCGGTGGCTTCTGTTACGAGCTCAACGGCGCGTTCGCCATGCTGCTGGGCGCGCTCGGCTATGAGGTCGAGCTGTTGTCCGCCCGGGTGTTCGGCGCCGAGGGGAGGCTCGGGATTCCGTATGACCACCTCGCGCTGCGCGTACAGACACCGGACGGGCCGTGGCTTGCAGACGTCGGCTTCGGCAGGCACAGCCACCTCCCGCTGCGCTGGGACAGCCGCGCCGAGCAGACCGATCCCGGCGGGGTGTTCCGGATCGAGGAGACCGAGACGGGCGATCTCGATGTCCTGAGGGACGGCTCCCCGCAGTACCGCCTGGAGCAACGCCCGCGTGCGTACGCGGACTTCGAGGTCGGCTGCTGGTGGAACCAGACCTCGCCCACGTCGCACTTCACCCAGTCCCTGGTGTGCTCACGGCTGACGGAGAACGGTCGCATCACGCTCTCCGGCCGCACGCTCGTGACCACCGCAGTGGACGGCGCACGCGAGGAGCGCCAGGTAGGTGCGGACGAGGTCCTCGCCGCCTACCGGGAGCACTTCGGGATCGCGCTGGACCGGGAGCCCGTGGTGGGCGAGGTGCCGCCGCCCGGGGTGCGAGCCCAGGGGCGTCCGTAA